In a single window of the uncultured Dysgonomonas sp. genome:
- a CDS encoding biotin/lipoyl-containing protein, giving the protein MKQFIYRINGQEYIVAVNKMEGDLAEVAVNGTNYKVELVNSDEDVNFVARPAAKAVPAPAAAPKATAAAPSANKPAGGGAGTVKSPLPGIVIGVQVNVGDEVKKGQTVAMLEAMKMENAIQAPVDGKVTEIYVNAGDSVLEGVALLAIG; this is encoded by the coding sequence ATGAAACAATTCATATACAGAATCAACGGCCAGGAATATATCGTAGCCGTAAACAAAATGGAGGGTGACCTTGCAGAAGTAGCTGTAAACGGAACTAACTACAAGGTAGAGTTGGTAAACAGCGACGAGGATGTAAACTTTGTTGCCCGTCCTGCTGCGAAAGCGGTACCAGCGCCAGCAGCAGCGCCAAAAGCAACAGCAGCTGCCCCAAGTGCAAACAAGCCTGCCGGAGGCGGTGCAGGTACAGTGAAATCACCACTACCGGGTATCGTTATCGGAGTTCAGGTAAATGTGGGCGATGAAGTGAAAAAAGGCCAGACAGTAGCTATGCTTGAAGCCATGAAAATGGAAAATGCTATACAGGCACCAGTAGATGGTAAAGTAACTGAAATATATGTCAACGCAGGTGACTCTGTGCTTGAAGGCGTAGCCTTATTGGCAATAGGATAA
- a CDS encoding LysR family transcriptional regulator, translating to MVNLEWFRTFKAIYETGSLTSAANKLYISQPGVSLHLNSLEAHIGNKLFDRGTRKMLPTEYGNMLYNSIVDAVKKLEEAEGHFYRNADSGRPSVSIGMCFETFQYVLEPFISKLPFNLITKFGVYQDMLNDLDKGLLDFVISPQKDETFNIQYTPFSKERLILIAGSKSDVSGFSEAVNTRNTKTAEDWLNKQAWFGTTGDMEHLRNFWLHNFKKRPDFKPNYIVPNMSSIIRCISGKEGFAVIPDFLCRKQLEEGNIQLVWEGFTPIENTLYFAQRKKTIYKKELALLQDIFLKHMNIDVKEQVLLLQDRDRS from the coding sequence ATGGTAAATCTGGAATGGTTCAGAACATTTAAAGCAATATATGAAACCGGTTCATTAACCTCGGCTGCCAACAAGCTCTATATATCGCAGCCAGGAGTCAGTCTTCATCTGAATTCATTGGAAGCACATATTGGAAATAAGCTATTCGACAGGGGGACACGTAAGATGTTGCCGACAGAATACGGAAATATGCTCTATAATTCCATTGTGGATGCCGTGAAGAAACTGGAGGAAGCCGAAGGGCATTTTTACAGGAATGCAGATTCTGGTAGGCCGAGTGTAAGTATCGGTATGTGTTTCGAAACATTTCAGTATGTGCTCGAGCCTTTTATCAGTAAACTGCCTTTCAATCTTATTACAAAGTTTGGAGTGTATCAGGATATGCTGAATGATCTGGATAAAGGCCTGCTCGATTTTGTGATTTCGCCGCAAAAAGATGAAACCTTTAATATCCAGTACACCCCTTTTTCCAAAGAGCGGCTGATACTGATAGCCGGAAGTAAGAGCGATGTATCGGGATTCTCAGAGGCAGTGAATACCCGTAATACCAAAACTGCTGAAGACTGGCTGAATAAACAGGCCTGGTTTGGAACAACAGGCGATATGGAACATCTCCGCAATTTTTGGTTGCATAATTTCAAGAAAAGGCCCGATTTTAAGCCAAACTATATTGTACCTAATATGAGTTCGATTATACGTTGCATATCGGGTAAGGAAGGTTTTGCTGTTATTCCGGATTTTTTATGCCGTAAGCAGTTGGAAGAAGGAAATATCCAACTTGTGTGGGAAGGTTTCACTCCAATAGAAAATACGCTGTATTTTGCCCAGAGGAAAAAAACAATTTATAAAAAAGAACTTGCATTGTTACAGGATATTTTCCTCAAACATATGAATATTGATGTCAAAGAGCAAGTCTTACTTTTACAGGATAGAGACCGGTCATAA